A section of the Methanosarcina mazei S-6 genome encodes:
- a CDS encoding glycosyltransferase family 4 protein, giving the protein MVHYVSQLCNSLADFSAECDVYLIAPEGINENLFNSRVILRKIPSIDRHGYRIDLMVKYLLDIGPDIIHTSMVHPFIVPLLPVLKKIAPVAATVHDVQLHSDQKNLICDMSTLITSKLADLDFVHGEKLKLELIKRGVLNSKISIIPHGDYSFFSSIIHKKINEEENTILFFGRILEYKGIDYLIKAEPLISEKIPNIKIIIVGSGDFSKYESMINHKNHFEIINEYIPDEKVSELFQKSSVVVLPYVEASQTGIIPIAYAFKKPVVATDVGSLSEVIVDGVTGFIVPPRDSKLLADSLLNILLNKNLKNSMGSAAYEFMKENMSWKGIAQKTIVEYQKLLGNFEKPRYLIGSLQ; this is encoded by the coding sequence ATGGTACACTATGTCTCGCAGCTTTGTAATTCTTTAGCTGATTTTAGTGCTGAATGTGATGTTTATCTAATTGCTCCAGAAGGTATTAATGAAAATCTCTTTAATAGTCGTGTAATTTTGAGAAAAATTCCTTCTATTGATCGACATGGGTATCGAATAGATCTGATGGTTAAGTATCTTTTGGATATTGGTCCCGATATCATACACACCAGTATGGTGCATCCATTCATAGTTCCTTTACTACCGGTCTTAAAAAAAATAGCTCCTGTTGCTGCTACAGTGCATGACGTTCAGTTACATTCTGACCAAAAGAATCTCATCTGCGACATGAGTACATTAATTACTTCCAAACTTGCGGATTTGGATTTTGTCCATGGGGAAAAACTCAAATTAGAGTTGATTAAGAGAGGTGTTTTGAATTCAAAAATATCTATCATACCTCATGGGGATTACTCCTTTTTTAGCTCTATAATTCATAAAAAAATTAATGAAGAAGAAAATACAATTCTATTTTTTGGCAGAATACTTGAGTATAAAGGAATAGATTATCTAATAAAAGCAGAGCCTCTGATATCCGAAAAAATACCCAATATTAAGATAATTATTGTTGGTAGTGGTGATTTCTCTAAATATGAAAGCATGATAAATCATAAAAATCACTTTGAAATAATCAACGAATATATCCCGGATGAGAAAGTTTCTGAATTATTTCAAAAGAGTTCAGTTGTCGTTCTTCCTTACGTTGAAGCGTCACAAACCGGGATAATTCCAATAGCTTACGCTTTTAAAAAACCTGTAGTTGCAACAGATGTGGGAAGCCTCTCGGAAGTTATTGTAGACGGTGTTACAGGCTTTATCGTACCACCTAGAGATTCTAAACTTCTAGCCGATTCTTTATTAAATATCTTACTTAATAAAAATCTAAAGAATAGTATGGGTAGTGCAGCATATGAATTTATGAAAGAGAATATGTCATGGAAAGGGATTGCTCAAAAAACCATAGTAGAGTATCAAAAACTTCTGGGGAATTTCGAAAAACCCCGGTATTTAATAGGTAGCTTGCAGTAA
- a CDS encoding glycosyltransferase family 2 protein, which yields MTLTIAAMPAYNEAHVIAEVILGCKKYVDNVIVVDDGSSDNTAEVARSAGGYVVKHEVNKGYGAALKSCFKLAREFNADVMIIMDSDGQHNPDEIPRLLEPLKHGADLVIGSRFINGNGKNVPAYRKVGMKILDIATYLAGGILVTDSQSGFRAYGKKAIENVRFDGNNMSAGSEILLYIKDHNLKFTEVEIHCRYDLDQCSSQNPFLHGMEVAFQILKNMGFRRPLYYFTVPGILLIAAGLLIEIAFLHLVGSFGFGVISLIFLMILTGIFMVFTGVILHLVSKMISQIVPGQKGTESLNDGF from the coding sequence TTGACTCTTACAATTGCAGCAATGCCTGCGTACAATGAAGCACATGTGATCGCAGAAGTGATTTTGGGATGTAAAAAATATGTAGACAACGTCATTGTGGTAGACGACGGCAGTTCTGATAATACTGCAGAGGTTGCAAGATCTGCGGGAGGGTATGTAGTAAAACATGAGGTGAATAAGGGATACGGTGCGGCTCTCAAATCCTGCTTCAAACTGGCTCGTGAATTTAATGCAGATGTAATGATAATAATGGACTCTGATGGGCAACATAACCCGGATGAGATTCCTCGGCTGCTAGAACCTTTAAAACATGGTGCAGACCTTGTAATTGGCTCCCGATTTATAAATGGTAATGGGAAAAATGTGCCAGCCTACAGAAAGGTTGGTATGAAAATTCTCGATATTGCCACATACCTTGCGGGAGGGATTCTCGTTACAGACTCCCAGAGCGGTTTTCGAGCTTATGGAAAAAAGGCTATTGAAAATGTTCGTTTCGACGGGAATAACATGTCTGCAGGTTCTGAAATTTTACTATATATTAAGGATCACAATCTTAAGTTTACAGAAGTTGAAATTCACTGCAGGTATGATCTTGATCAGTGTTCAAGCCAGAATCCTTTTTTGCATGGTATGGAGGTGGCATTTCAAATTTTAAAGAATATGGGATTTAGAAGACCTCTGTATTATTTTACGGTTCCAGGAATATTGCTGATTGCCGCTGGATTGCTTATAGAAATAGCATTTTTACATTTAGTAGGGAGTTTCGGTTTTGGAGTGATTTCATTAATTTTTTTGATGATTTTAACTGGGATTTTTATGGTGTTTACGGGGGTTATACTTCATTTAGTCTCTAAGATGATTTCTCAAATAGTACCAGGTCAAAAAGGAACTGAATCTCTTAATGATGGTTTTTAA
- a CDS encoding acyltransferase has translation MERFEEASIRMECPEKINERELMEYYGYTGSFGVIKFYFRYAFNWILQTMAKISPHYGISVKLQRMRGVNIGKHVFLGPGVNLDDLYPELITIEDYVGIGMGTMIFAHSNPTCSPYLKTKYYPREVKPVTIKSGAWIAPGSIILAGITIGEHSVVGAGSVVMKNVEPYTVVIGCPAKVLKKLE, from the coding sequence ATGGAACGCTTTGAGGAAGCTAGCATACGTATGGAATGCCCTGAAAAAATTAACGAAAGAGAACTTATGGAGTATTATGGTTACACCGGTTCATTCGGGGTGATAAAATTCTATTTCCGTTACGCATTTAACTGGATATTACAAACAATGGCTAAAATTAGTCCTCATTACGGAATATCTGTAAAACTCCAGCGGATGAGAGGTGTAAATATCGGGAAACACGTATTTCTGGGGCCTGGTGTCAATCTCGATGATCTATACCCTGAATTAATTACAATTGAAGATTACGTCGGTATCGGAATGGGAACAATGATATTTGCGCATTCTAATCCCACCTGTTCCCCGTATCTTAAAACAAAGTACTATCCGAGGGAAGTAAAACCTGTAACTATAAAAAGTGGGGCCTGGATTGCGCCCGGGAGCATAATTCTTGCAGGTATTACAATTGGGGAACATAGTGTTGTTGGCGCCGGGAGTGTGGTTATGAAAAACGTAGAACCTTATACAGTTGTAATTGGGTGTCCTGCTAAGGTTCTAAAGAAACTTGAATAA
- a CDS encoding polysaccharide deacetylase family protein — protein MINALSFDLEYWYTAELVCRCVPDEKEDQVIEAVYPLLDLLDEYNTKATFFVLGKLAEKYPELIREISENGHEIGSHSYSHKTLHELGIKNFEYEIEKTNEILRSITGRYPLGFRAPTFSIDNTNKWALDILVKNGYRYDSSIFPVKTNLYGVPGAPVVSYNPSLNDITVHDPDGPII, from the coding sequence ATGATTAATGCACTAAGTTTTGATCTGGAGTACTGGTATACAGCAGAACTTGTTTGCAGATGTGTACCTGACGAAAAAGAAGATCAAGTAATAGAAGCTGTATATCCCTTACTTGACCTGTTAGACGAATACAATACCAAAGCTACGTTTTTTGTTTTGGGGAAATTAGCAGAAAAATACCCTGAGTTAATAAGGGAAATCTCTGAAAATGGTCACGAAATTGGTTCTCACTCATATTCTCATAAAACTCTTCATGAACTTGGGATAAAAAACTTTGAATATGAGATTGAAAAGACTAACGAAATTTTGAGATCAATTACTGGAAGGTACCCTCTTGGATTCAGGGCTCCGACATTCTCAATTGATAATACGAATAAATGGGCTTTAGATATACTGGTTAAAAATGGTTACAGATATGATTCCAGCATTTTTCCTGTGAAGACAAACTTATATGGAGTTCCGGGCGCTCCAGTTGTTTCTTACAACCCTTCCCTAAATGATATTACTGTACACGATCCAGATGGCCCGATAATATAA
- a CDS encoding DUF2206 domain-containing protein: MIIPDLFRLNDWSTRRFNLFIWSILVAYDFSFISNVPLYSIEILSKILGFVILTFIPGYIILRIFKVHDIDRVVTLLLAIGLSLSFIMIFGFTVNMFLPYIGVSKPISTFPLFYSLNISILVLMIIYYFRDKKFNSSQNQLRITFSPMLFYFILLPLFSILGTESVNHYNFNMPVLILLFVISLSPILIALDRISRDLYPFMILSISLAILYNMNLISTHLWSYDIFYEAHTSKYVLENGIWNPGNKTMVPLLLFTILSPVYSLICDLNVIWVFKIIFPFFFSLTPLALYYVYKELDFGNYKIDSEIAMLSVFVFIFFYGFYKDMPDKQHIAELFLALILILSIFNTQKRILLFIFSFSLVVSHYGISYFFVFSLIFVSMMSRFRVNADTSFLTPTYTLLFSVLTFSWYIYISAGDVFEVITQVGYHFLSGIKDIFQANNDGRSASAYLSYLSNGILWVIYMLIHLILQFFIFIGVLNLLLSIMHNKTKSFEIALLTIIFYAFLFVQFFKTYGMGLDRILQITLILLSPLSIWGYSFCVKNLNSVYARIISKRIYRNKENGNLNLIFESTLTRNEAINKNHITNLSKKARLCFSIFLMIFFVFNSGFIFWMTGYPLPGYCININPNSGWPVYSESEICGVDWLKSHENEHNRIAVFNQWDTIKSRDGLLVAENFYSKDLIPIQTNTTTLYNSYLFLGKYSVDKVEDGEEDVDLQDTLFYNSTLKNSNKIYNSEKSHLYLAE, translated from the coding sequence ATGATAATACCTGACTTATTTAGATTAAACGATTGGAGTACAAGAAGGTTTAATCTATTTATATGGTCTATTCTGGTAGCTTATGATTTTTCTTTTATCTCAAATGTGCCTTTATATAGCATAGAAATATTGTCGAAAATACTCGGATTTGTTATTCTTACCTTCATTCCCGGATACATTATCTTAAGAATTTTTAAAGTACATGATATTGATAGAGTGGTAACCCTTCTATTAGCTATTGGTTTGAGTCTTTCTTTTATTATGATCTTTGGATTTACTGTGAATATGTTTCTTCCATATATTGGGGTTTCGAAGCCAATTTCAACTTTTCCTCTTTTCTATTCTTTAAATATTTCAATTTTAGTCTTGATGATTATCTATTATTTCAGGGATAAAAAATTCAATTCATCTCAAAATCAGTTACGTATTACATTTTCTCCTATGTTATTTTATTTTATTCTTCTGCCCTTATTCAGTATACTTGGAACAGAATCTGTGAATCATTATAATTTCAATATGCCTGTTCTGATATTACTTTTTGTAATATCATTATCCCCCATATTAATCGCTTTAGATAGGATCTCAAGGGACCTTTATCCTTTTATGATTTTATCCATTTCACTCGCAATACTGTATAATATGAACTTAATTTCAACTCATTTATGGTCTTATGATATATTTTATGAAGCACATACTTCAAAATACGTCCTAGAAAACGGCATATGGAATCCAGGTAATAAAACCATGGTACCTCTCCTTTTATTCACTATTTTAAGTCCAGTTTATTCTTTAATTTGTGATTTAAACGTTATATGGGTTTTCAAGATAATATTCCCATTTTTTTTCTCGTTAACCCCTCTTGCCTTATATTATGTCTATAAAGAACTGGATTTTGGAAATTACAAAATAGACTCTGAAATAGCAATGCTATCAGTATTCGTATTCATATTTTTCTATGGATTTTATAAAGATATGCCCGATAAACAGCATATTGCAGAGTTGTTTCTAGCGCTTATTTTGATTCTAAGTATTTTTAATACTCAAAAAAGAATTCTTCTTTTTATATTTTCTTTTTCCTTAGTGGTATCCCATTATGGTATAAGTTATTTTTTTGTGTTTTCTCTTATTTTTGTATCCATGATGAGCAGATTTAGAGTTAATGCGGATACCTCCTTTTTAACACCAACCTATACTCTTTTGTTTTCTGTACTCACATTCAGCTGGTATATCTATATCTCAGCTGGAGATGTATTTGAGGTTATCACTCAGGTTGGGTATCACTTTCTAAGTGGCATAAAGGATATATTTCAAGCAAATAATGATGGTAGATCAGCTTCAGCTTATTTGTCATATCTCTCTAATGGAATATTATGGGTTATTTATATGTTGATACATTTAATTCTCCAGTTTTTCATATTTATTGGGGTCTTGAATCTATTGTTATCTATTATGCATAACAAAACTAAATCCTTTGAGATTGCTCTACTTACAATTATTTTTTATGCGTTTCTCTTTGTACAATTCTTCAAAACTTATGGAATGGGGCTCGATAGAATTTTGCAAATAACTTTAATTTTATTATCTCCTTTATCAATTTGGGGGTATAGTTTCTGTGTAAAAAATCTAAATAGTGTGTATGCGCGTATTATTTCTAAAAGGATTTATCGTAATAAAGAAAATGGAAATCTAAATTTAATTTTTGAATCCACATTAACCAGAAACGAAGCTATTAATAAAAATCACATAACTAATCTCTCTAAAAAAGCAAGACTCTGTTTTTCTATATTTTTAATGATCTTTTTTGTATTTAATTCCGGATTTATATTTTGGATGACTGGATACCCACTTCCGGGCTACTGTATAAATATAAATCCAAATTCCGGTTGGCCTGTTTATTCTGAAAGTGAGATTTGTGGAGTTGACTGGCTCAAATCTCACGAGAATGAGCATAATAGAATAGCTGTATTCAACCAGTGGGATACTATAAAGAGCAGAGATGGTTTATTAGTCGCAGAAAATTTCTACTCAAAGGATTTAATCCCAATACAAACAAACACAACAACACTATATAATTCATATTTATTTCTCGGGAAATATTCCGTGGATAAAGTAGAAGATGGTGAAGAAGACGTGGATTTACAAGACACATTATTTTATAATTCCACATTAAAAAATTCTAATAAAATATATAATAGTGAAAAATCCCATTTATATCTGGCGGAGTAA
- a CDS encoding DUF3473 domain-containing protein, producing the protein MKFGINIPISGGFYLRLFPISFLKYAINRVNMERSVVIYMHPWEMYSHTRKVQLPLVSHFITYYGVNSAFNKLDHLLANFKFSPIKEVLGL; encoded by the coding sequence ATAAAGTTTGGAATTAATATTCCGATTTCAGGAGGATTTTATCTCAGGCTTTTTCCAATATCTTTTTTGAAATATGCTATAAATAGAGTCAATATGGAAAGATCTGTTGTTATATACATGCACCCGTGGGAAATGTATTCACATACACGGAAGGTTCAACTTCCTTTAGTTTCTCATTTCATTACCTATTACGGGGTTAATTCTGCCTTTAATAAATTAGATCATTTACTTGCAAATTTCAAATTTTCTCCAATAAAAGAGGTATTAGGTTTATGA